From a single Phaenicophaeus curvirostris isolate KB17595 chromosome 23, BPBGC_Pcur_1.0, whole genome shotgun sequence genomic region:
- the HNRNPR gene encoding heterogeneous nuclear ribonucleoprotein R isoform X3, whose amino-acid sequence MRRRRSARHLPSLLGPELRRAGPAPNKSAFLCGVMKTYRQREKQGSKVQESTKGPDEAKIKALLERTGYTLDVTTGQRKYGGPPPDTVYSGAQPGIGTEVFVGKIPRDLYEDELVPLFEKAGPIWDLRLMMDPLSGQNRGYAFITFCSKDAAQEAVKLCDNYEIRPGKHLGVCISVANNRLFVGSIPKNKTKENILEEFSKVTEGLVDVILYHQPDDKKKNRGFCFLEYEDHKSAAQARRRLMSGKVKVWGNVVTVEWADPVEEPDPEVMAKVKVLFVRNLATTVTEEILEKSFSEFGKLERVKKLKDYAFVHFEDRGAAVKAMNEMNGKEIEGEEIEIVLAKPPDKKRKERQAARQASRSTAYEDYYYYPPPRMPPPMRGRGRGGRGGYGYPPDYYGYEDYYDDYYGYDYHDYRGGYEDPYYGYDDGYAIRGRGGGGRGGRGAPPPPRGRGAPPPRGRAGYSQRGAPMGPPRGARGGRGGPAQQQRGRGARGARGNRGGNVGGKRKADGYNQPDSKRRQTNNQQNWGSQPIAQQPLQQGGDYAGNYGYNNDNQEFYQDTYGQQWK is encoded by the exons AACAAAAGTGCATTTTTATGTGGAGTTATGAAGACCTACAGGCAAAGAGAGAAACAAGGCAGCAAAGTACAGGAATCAACGAAGGGACCAGATGAAGCAAAGATTAAG GCTTTGCTAGAGAGGACTGGTTACACTTTGGATGTAACTACAGGACAGAGGAAGTATGGAGGCCCTCCTCCAGATACTGTGTATTCTGGTGCTCAGCCTGGGATTGGAACAGAG GTGTTTGTTGGTAAGATTCCCCGAGACTTGTATGAAGATGAGCTGGTACCTCTCTTTGAGAAGGCTGGTCCAATCTGGGATCTGCGCCTCATGATGGATCCTCTTTCTGGCCAAAACAGAGGTTATGCTTTCATTACCTTTTGTAGTAAAGATGCAGCACAGGAAGCAGTCAAACTG tgtgACAACTATGAAATCCGTCCTGGGAAGCACCTTGGAGTCTGCATCTCTGTTGCAAACAACAGGTTATTTGTTGGGTCAATTCCAAAGAACAAGACTAAGGAAAACATATTGGAAGAATTCAGTAAAGTCACTG AGGGTTTGGTGGATGTAATCTTGTATCATCAACCTGATGATAAAAAGAAGAATCGAGGATTCTGCTTCTTGGAATATGAGGATCACAAGTCAGCAGCACAAGCTCGTCGCCGCCTGATGAGTGGGAAAGTAAAAGTCTGGGGAAATGTTGTGACGGTGGAATGGGCTGATCCAGTAGAGGAACCTGACCCAGAAGTCATGGCGAAG GTGAAAGTTTTATTTGTAAGAAACTTGGCCACTACTGTGACAGAAGAAATTCTTGAGAAATCCTTTTCTGAATTTGGAAAGCTGGAAAGAGTAAAGAAGTTGAAGGATTATGCTTTTGTTCACTTTGAGGACAGAGGTGCGGCAGTGAAG GCTATGAATGAAATGAATGGGAAAGAGATAGAAGGGGAAGAAATCGAAATAGTGTTAGCAAAGCCACCggataagaaaaggaaagaacgTCAGGCTGCCAGACAGGCTTCCAGGAGTACTGC GTATGAAGACTATTATTACTACCCTCCGCCTCGCATGCCGCCTCCTATGCGAGGCAGAGGCCGTGGAGGGCGAGGTGGATATGGCTATCCCCCAGATTACTATGGCTATGAAGATTATTACGATGATTATTATGGTTATGACTATCATGACTACCGAGGTGGCTATGAAGATCCCTATTACGGCTACGACGATGGCTATGCTataagaggaagaggaggaggaggaaggggtggGAGAGGTGCCCCTCCACCCCCTCGGGGGCGGGGAGCACCGCCACCAAGAGGTAGAGCTGGCTATTCCCAAAGGGGGGCACCCATGGGACCGCCGAGAGGAGccaggggtgggagagggggtcctgcacagcagcagagaggacGCGGTGCTCGTGGAGCCAGGGGCAACCGTGGGGGCAACGTAGGAGGCAAGAGAAAGGCAGATGGGTACAACCAGCCTGATTCCAAGCGCCGTCAGACCAACAACCAGCAGAACTGGGGCTCCCAACCCATTGCTCAGCAGCCGCTCCAGCAAGGTGGTGACTATGCCGGTAACTATGGTTACAATAATGACAACCAGGAATTTTATCAGGATACTTATGGGCAACAGTGGAAGTAG
- the HNRNPR gene encoding heterogeneous nuclear ribonucleoprotein R isoform X4 produces the protein MKTYRQREKQGSKVQESTKGPDEAKIKALLERTGYTLDVTTGQRKYGGPPPDTVYSGAQPGIGTEVFVGKIPRDLYEDELVPLFEKAGPIWDLRLMMDPLSGQNRGYAFITFCSKDAAQEAVKLCDNYEIRPGKHLGVCISVANNRLFVGSIPKNKTKENILEEFSKVTEGLVDVILYHQPDDKKKNRGFCFLEYEDHKSAAQARRRLMSGKVKVWGNVVTVEWADPVEEPDPEVMAKVKVLFVRNLATTVTEEILEKSFSEFGKLERVKKLKDYAFVHFEDRGAAVKAMNEMNGKEIEGEEIEIVLAKPPDKKRKERQAARQASRSTAYEDYYYYPPPRMPPPMRGRGRGGRGGYGYPPDYYGYEDYYDDYYGYDYHDYRGGYEDPYYGYDDGYAIRGRGGGGRGGRGAPPPPRGRGAPPPRGRAGYSQRGAPMGPPRGARGGRGGPAQQQRGRGARGARGNRGGNVGGKRKADGYNQPDSKRRQTNNQQNWGSQPIAQQPLQQGGDYAGNYGYNNDNQEFYQDTYGQQWK, from the exons ATGAAGACCTACAGGCAAAGAGAGAAACAAGGCAGCAAAGTACAGGAATCAACGAAGGGACCAGATGAAGCAAAGATTAAG GCTTTGCTAGAGAGGACTGGTTACACTTTGGATGTAACTACAGGACAGAGGAAGTATGGAGGCCCTCCTCCAGATACTGTGTATTCTGGTGCTCAGCCTGGGATTGGAACAGAG GTGTTTGTTGGTAAGATTCCCCGAGACTTGTATGAAGATGAGCTGGTACCTCTCTTTGAGAAGGCTGGTCCAATCTGGGATCTGCGCCTCATGATGGATCCTCTTTCTGGCCAAAACAGAGGTTATGCTTTCATTACCTTTTGTAGTAAAGATGCAGCACAGGAAGCAGTCAAACTG tgtgACAACTATGAAATCCGTCCTGGGAAGCACCTTGGAGTCTGCATCTCTGTTGCAAACAACAGGTTATTTGTTGGGTCAATTCCAAAGAACAAGACTAAGGAAAACATATTGGAAGAATTCAGTAAAGTCACTG AGGGTTTGGTGGATGTAATCTTGTATCATCAACCTGATGATAAAAAGAAGAATCGAGGATTCTGCTTCTTGGAATATGAGGATCACAAGTCAGCAGCACAAGCTCGTCGCCGCCTGATGAGTGGGAAAGTAAAAGTCTGGGGAAATGTTGTGACGGTGGAATGGGCTGATCCAGTAGAGGAACCTGACCCAGAAGTCATGGCGAAG GTGAAAGTTTTATTTGTAAGAAACTTGGCCACTACTGTGACAGAAGAAATTCTTGAGAAATCCTTTTCTGAATTTGGAAAGCTGGAAAGAGTAAAGAAGTTGAAGGATTATGCTTTTGTTCACTTTGAGGACAGAGGTGCGGCAGTGAAG GCTATGAATGAAATGAATGGGAAAGAGATAGAAGGGGAAGAAATCGAAATAGTGTTAGCAAAGCCACCggataagaaaaggaaagaacgTCAGGCTGCCAGACAGGCTTCCAGGAGTACTGC GTATGAAGACTATTATTACTACCCTCCGCCTCGCATGCCGCCTCCTATGCGAGGCAGAGGCCGTGGAGGGCGAGGTGGATATGGCTATCCCCCAGATTACTATGGCTATGAAGATTATTACGATGATTATTATGGTTATGACTATCATGACTACCGAGGTGGCTATGAAGATCCCTATTACGGCTACGACGATGGCTATGCTataagaggaagaggaggaggaggaaggggtggGAGAGGTGCCCCTCCACCCCCTCGGGGGCGGGGAGCACCGCCACCAAGAGGTAGAGCTGGCTATTCCCAAAGGGGGGCACCCATGGGACCGCCGAGAGGAGccaggggtgggagagggggtcctgcacagcagcagagaggacGCGGTGCTCGTGGAGCCAGGGGCAACCGTGGGGGCAACGTAGGAGGCAAGAGAAAGGCAGATGGGTACAACCAGCCTGATTCCAAGCGCCGTCAGACCAACAACCAGCAGAACTGGGGCTCCCAACCCATTGCTCAGCAGCCGCTCCAGCAAGGTGGTGACTATGCCGGTAACTATGGTTACAATAATGACAACCAGGAATTTTATCAGGATACTTATGGGCAACAGTGGAAGTAG